A genomic stretch from Microbacterium luteolum includes:
- a CDS encoding ABC transporter ATP-binding protein, with protein MTSSPDDRTDQVDDSQTPPPKASPARTPASKPGSAGRTTAGKKPPVKRAPAKKPAPRTTAKASAETAAPTGEVVIEPAVKMVIDAPAQGVSAARTSTAARAAAAKNTAARAASAKTAKPATSAARATARPAAAKAPAAKTSAAKAPNAKQATAKTSAARTAAAKSAAAKSAAAKTTARTASARSASAKTAAAKAAATKAAAAKAAAAEKAAEEKAAAESLEVSVLPVIEGAPAVDEATSAPAPEAELPSSEEQIVLEPAAAEPVVEEPQVEEPAVEEPAVEEPAAEPIVEELVVEEASAEEATLEEAIADPPAAEEVIVETPAEAASGADAESDDAASRSGRDFGEAAATVAISIRGLVKQFGDNHAVAGIDLTVPAGSFYGIVGPNGAGKTTTLSIVAGLLRPDAGTVVICGIDQAKEPLAAKRVMGVLPDRLRTFDRLTGRQLLYYYGLLRGLAADVIEKRAADLARAFDLGDALSRVVSDYSAGMTKKIMLAGAMIHSPRVLVLDEPFESVDPVSSAVILDILRAYVSHGGTVILSSHGMDLVERVCSRVAIVVGGEVLAEGTIDEVRAGQTLEARFVELAGSSGEVEGLEWLHTFSD; from the coding sequence GTGACTTCTTCCCCTGACGACCGCACCGACCAGGTGGACGATTCCCAGACCCCGCCGCCCAAGGCATCTCCGGCGCGTACGCCGGCATCGAAGCCGGGCTCCGCTGGACGCACGACGGCCGGCAAGAAGCCGCCGGTCAAGCGCGCTCCGGCGAAGAAGCCGGCGCCGCGGACGACGGCGAAGGCCTCTGCGGAGACGGCAGCACCGACCGGCGAGGTCGTGATCGAGCCCGCCGTCAAGATGGTGATCGATGCCCCGGCGCAGGGCGTCTCGGCGGCGCGCACCAGCACGGCCGCGCGCGCGGCAGCGGCGAAGAACACCGCCGCCAGGGCCGCGTCGGCCAAGACCGCCAAGCCCGCGACCTCGGCGGCGCGAGCCACCGCACGGCCCGCGGCTGCGAAGGCGCCGGCAGCCAAGACGTCGGCAGCGAAGGCTCCGAACGCCAAGCAGGCCACCGCGAAGACGTCGGCGGCCAGGACCGCCGCAGCGAAGTCCGCCGCGGCGAAGTCCGCAGCAGCGAAGACGACGGCCCGCACCGCGTCGGCGCGCTCGGCCTCCGCGAAGACGGCTGCCGCGAAGGCTGCCGCAACCAAGGCGGCTGCCGCGAAGGCGGCGGCCGCGGAGAAGGCCGCCGAGGAGAAAGCTGCGGCGGAGAGCCTCGAGGTATCCGTGCTCCCCGTGATCGAGGGAGCCCCGGCCGTCGACGAGGCGACCTCCGCTCCCGCTCCCGAGGCCGAACTGCCGTCGTCGGAGGAGCAGATCGTCCTGGAACCCGCTGCTGCGGAGCCCGTTGTCGAAGAACCTCAGGTCGAAGAGCCTGCTGTCGAAGAACCTGCTGTCGAGGAACCTGCTGCCGAGCCGATCGTCGAGGAGCTCGTCGTCGAGGAGGCGTCCGCTGAGGAGGCGACGCTGGAAGAGGCGATCGCCGACCCTCCCGCTGCGGAGGAGGTCATCGTCGAGACTCCGGCCGAGGCCGCCTCGGGGGCGGACGCCGAGTCCGATGACGCGGCATCCCGCTCCGGCCGCGACTTCGGCGAAGCCGCGGCGACCGTCGCGATCAGCATCCGAGGTCTCGTCAAGCAGTTCGGCGACAACCACGCGGTCGCCGGGATCGACCTCACGGTTCCCGCCGGCTCCTTCTACGGGATCGTGGGTCCGAACGGTGCGGGAAAGACCACGACCCTCTCGATCGTCGCCGGTCTTCTGCGTCCGGATGCGGGCACGGTGGTGATCTGCGGCATCGATCAGGCCAAGGAGCCCCTCGCGGCGAAGCGGGTGATGGGCGTCCTGCCGGACCGGCTCCGCACGTTCGACCGGCTCACGGGCCGTCAGCTCCTCTACTACTACGGCCTGCTGCGCGGCCTGGCGGCCGACGTGATCGAGAAGCGTGCCGCCGACCTCGCGCGCGCCTTCGACCTCGGCGATGCGCTCAGCCGCGTCGTCTCGGACTACTCGGCCGGTATGACCAAGAAGATCATGCTCGCCGGCGCCATGATCCACTCACCCCGCGTCCTGGTGCTCGACGAGCCGTTCGAATCGGTCGATCCGGTCTCCTCCGCGGTCATCCTCGACATCCTCCGCGCGTACGTGTCCCACGGCGGCACCGTGATCCTCTCCAGCCACGGGATGGATCTGGTCGAACGCGTGTGCTCCCGTGTCGCCATCGTCGTCGGCGGTGAGGTGCTCGCGGAGGGCACGATCGATGAGGTCAGGGCCGGCCAGACGCTCGAGGCCCGTTTCGTCGAGCTCGCAGGATCCAGCGGTGAGGTGGAGGGGCTCGAGTGGCTGCACACGTTCTCCGACTGA
- a CDS encoding DUF3039 domain-containing protein, translated as MSTPLDSPDQGGVATLDRELEELLREENLEPGDHERFSHYVKKDKILESAITGKPVRALCGKKWTPGRDPEKFPICPTCKEIYESMVG; from the coding sequence ATGAGTACTCCGCTGGACAGCCCCGATCAGGGCGGCGTGGCAACGCTTGATCGCGAACTGGAAGAGCTCCTCCGCGAGGAGAACCTCGAACCGGGCGACCATGAGCGCTTCTCGCATTATGTGAAGAAGGACAAGATCCTCGAGTCGGCGATCACCGGCAAGCCGGTGCGCGCTTTGTGCGGCAAGAAGTGGACTCCGGGTCGCGACCCGGAGAAGTTCCCCATCTGCCCCACATGCAAGGAGATCTACGAGTCGATGGTCGGCTGA
- a CDS encoding nicotinate phosphoribosyltransferase, producing MTTSTALLTDRYELTMLAASLRDGTAFRPSVFELFSRRLSGGRRFGVVAGTGRLLELLREFRFGEDELRFLRDEKVVDAASLKYLEDYRFTGSISGYREGELYFPGSPILTVEGTFADAVILETLALSVLNHDSAVATAAARMSIAAGERPLAEMGSRRAAERSAVAAARAAYIAGFRATSNLEAGRSWGIPTMGTAAHSWTLLHDSEEDAFRAQVESMGVGTTLLVDTYDIRAGVETAIRIAGTELGGVRIDSGDLPIVAGEVRAQLDELGATSTRITVTSDLDEYAIAALAASPVDAYGVGTSVVTGSGYPTASMVYKLVARQDATGAWIGVAKASADKASYGGRKAAFRTLADGVAAAETVVVSDGFEELDTPAEHADGRPLQVTFVEAGDIDTAHEGTAGTASARAHHLRVREELPVRALALSKSDPAIPTVYVEAS from the coding sequence ATGACCACGTCGACGGCGCTGCTCACCGATCGCTATGAGCTCACGATGCTCGCGGCCTCGCTCCGGGACGGCACCGCCTTCCGGCCGAGCGTCTTCGAGCTGTTCTCCCGCCGCCTCTCCGGCGGCCGCCGCTTCGGCGTCGTGGCGGGCACCGGCCGCCTCCTCGAGCTGCTCCGCGAGTTCCGCTTCGGCGAGGACGAGCTGCGATTCCTGCGCGACGAGAAGGTCGTGGATGCCGCTTCGCTGAAGTACCTCGAGGACTACCGCTTCACGGGGTCGATCAGCGGCTACCGCGAGGGCGAGCTCTACTTCCCCGGATCGCCGATCCTCACCGTCGAGGGGACGTTCGCCGATGCCGTGATCCTCGAGACGCTCGCCCTGAGCGTCCTCAACCACGACTCCGCCGTCGCGACCGCCGCCGCACGCATGAGCATCGCCGCCGGAGAGCGCCCGCTCGCCGAGATGGGCTCCCGCCGCGCCGCAGAGCGGTCCGCTGTCGCCGCGGCGCGTGCGGCCTACATCGCGGGCTTCCGCGCGACCAGCAACCTGGAGGCCGGCCGCAGCTGGGGCATCCCCACCATGGGCACGGCCGCGCACTCCTGGACTCTGCTGCACGACTCCGAGGAAGACGCCTTCCGCGCGCAGGTCGAGAGCATGGGTGTGGGAACGACGCTCCTCGTCGACACCTACGACATCCGCGCCGGGGTCGAGACCGCGATCCGCATCGCGGGAACCGAACTGGGCGGCGTGCGCATCGACTCCGGCGACCTGCCGATCGTCGCCGGCGAGGTGCGCGCACAGCTCGATGAGCTCGGCGCCACCAGTACGCGCATCACGGTGACCAGCGACCTCGACGAGTACGCGATCGCGGCTCTCGCGGCATCCCCTGTCGACGCCTACGGCGTGGGGACGTCTGTCGTGACGGGTTCCGGCTACCCGACGGCGAGCATGGTCTACAAGCTCGTGGCCCGGCAGGATGCCACCGGCGCCTGGATCGGCGTCGCGAAGGCCTCCGCCGACAAGGCCTCCTACGGTGGACGCAAGGCGGCGTTCCGCACACTCGCCGACGGCGTCGCCGCCGCCGAGACCGTCGTGGTCTCGGACGGGTTCGAAGAGCTGGACACGCCCGCCGAGCATGCGGACGGACGACCGCTGCAGGTGACTTTCGTCGAGGCGGGCGACATCGACACGGCGCATGAAGGCACGGCCGGCACGGCATCCGCTCGCGCGCATCATCTGCGCGTGCGCGAGGAGCTCCCTGTGCGGGCTCTCGCCCTCAGCAAGTCGGACCCGGCGATCCCGACGGTCTACGTCGAAGCGAGCTGA
- the murI gene encoding glutamate racemase: MNDAPIGIFDSGVGGLTVARAIRAQLPRESFVYIGDTAHSPYGPKPIADVRRYALEVLDTLVDQGVKMLVIACNTASAAMLRDARERYDIPVVEVIGPAVRRAVSTTRNGRVGVIGTVGTIGSRAYQDMLEVNERLQVFTAACPRFVEFVEAGITGTPEVLAVAEEYLAPLRDADVDTLVLGCTHYPFLRGAISYVMGEGVTLVSSDDETAGDVYRQLVRGDLLASPDATASYVYEATGASADDFTALANRLMGREVRDVQLVQTGVIDLPEHVSESR; encoded by the coding sequence ATGAACGACGCGCCGATCGGAATCTTCGACTCCGGTGTCGGCGGGCTCACGGTGGCCAGGGCCATCCGCGCCCAGCTGCCCCGTGAATCGTTCGTGTACATCGGCGACACGGCGCACTCGCCCTACGGTCCGAAGCCCATCGCCGACGTGCGCCGCTACGCCCTCGAGGTGCTCGACACGCTCGTCGATCAGGGTGTGAAGATGCTCGTGATCGCCTGCAACACGGCATCCGCCGCGATGCTCCGCGATGCGCGCGAGCGCTACGACATCCCCGTCGTGGAGGTGATCGGTCCGGCCGTGCGCCGCGCCGTCTCGACGACGCGCAACGGCCGGGTCGGCGTGATCGGCACGGTCGGCACGATCGGATCCCGGGCCTACCAGGACATGCTCGAGGTGAACGAGCGCCTGCAGGTGTTCACGGCGGCGTGCCCGCGGTTCGTCGAGTTCGTCGAGGCCGGGATCACCGGGACTCCCGAGGTGCTGGCGGTCGCCGAAGAGTACCTCGCACCGCTGCGCGACGCCGATGTCGACACGCTCGTGCTCGGCTGCACGCACTACCCGTTCCTGCGCGGCGCGATCAGCTATGTCATGGGGGAGGGTGTCACGCTCGTCTCCAGCGACGACGAGACGGCGGGCGACGTCTACCGCCAGCTCGTCCGCGGCGACCTGCTGGCCTCACCCGATGCGACGGCTTCCTATGTCTACGAGGCGACCGGCGCCTCGGCCGACGACTTCACCGCGCTGGCCAACCGGCTGATGGGCCGCGAGGTCCGCGACGTGCAGCTGGTGCAGACCGGCGTCATCGATCTTCCCGAGCACGTCTCCGAGTCGCGCTGA
- the rph gene encoding ribonuclease PH yields MTDIVRADGRSTDQLRQITIERGWSAHAEGSALISFGGTKVLCTASFTNGVPRWLTGKGKGWVTAEYSMLPRATNSRNDRESVKGRIGGRTHEISRLIGRALRAVVDTKALGENTIVIDCDVLQADGGTRTAAITGAYVALADAIEWGRTKKFIGKNSTPLLDSVAAVSVGIIDGEPMLDLAYVEDVRAETDMNVVVTGRGLFVEVQGTAEGAPFDKRELDALLELGLAGCADLKDHQLTALAAAAGE; encoded by the coding sequence ATGACCGACATCGTCCGCGCCGACGGCCGCTCCACCGACCAGCTCCGCCAGATCACCATCGAGCGCGGCTGGAGCGCGCATGCGGAGGGATCCGCGCTGATCAGCTTCGGCGGCACCAAAGTGCTGTGCACGGCATCCTTCACCAACGGCGTCCCGCGCTGGCTGACCGGCAAGGGCAAGGGATGGGTCACGGCTGAGTACTCGATGCTGCCGCGGGCCACGAACAGCCGCAACGACCGCGAGAGCGTGAAGGGCCGCATCGGCGGACGCACGCACGAGATCTCGCGCCTGATCGGCCGCGCGCTGCGCGCTGTCGTCGACACCAAGGCCCTCGGCGAGAACACGATCGTCATCGACTGCGACGTGCTGCAGGCCGACGGCGGCACCCGCACGGCCGCCATCACGGGCGCCTACGTCGCTCTCGCGGATGCGATCGAGTGGGGTCGCACGAAGAAGTTCATCGGCAAGAACTCCACGCCGCTGCTCGACTCCGTCGCCGCCGTCTCGGTCGGCATCATCGACGGAGAGCCGATGCTCGATCTGGCATATGTCGAGGACGTCCGAGCCGAGACCGACATGAACGTCGTCGTCACGGGGCGCGGGCTGTTCGTCGAGGTGCAGGGCACCGCCGAGGGGGCTCCCTTCGACAAGCGCGAGCTGGACGCGCTGCTCGAGCTGGGTCTCGCCGGCTGCGCCGATCTGAAGGATCACCAGCTGACAGCCCTGGCCGCTGCGGCGGGCGAGTGA
- the rdgB gene encoding RdgB/HAM1 family non-canonical purine NTP pyrophosphatase: MKVVLATHNPHKVAEFQQIVAQARPDLEIVGYDGPEPVEDGVTFAENALIKARAAAAHTGLAALADDSGICVDVLGGSPGVFSAYWAGQKKDAAANLELLLDQLRDVADPHRTAHFTSTIALVTPEGREEVVEGLWPGRLAHAASGGGGFGYDPIFIPDGQPEGEERTVGDFTAEEKQAQSHRARAFAELVPLLAQL, translated from the coding sequence ATGAAGGTCGTCCTCGCGACCCACAACCCGCACAAGGTTGCCGAGTTCCAGCAGATCGTCGCGCAGGCGCGTCCGGATCTCGAGATCGTCGGCTACGACGGCCCCGAGCCCGTCGAGGACGGTGTGACGTTCGCCGAGAACGCGCTCATCAAGGCGCGCGCCGCGGCCGCTCACACCGGGCTCGCCGCGCTGGCCGATGACTCGGGGATCTGCGTCGATGTGCTCGGCGGCTCTCCGGGTGTGTTCTCGGCCTACTGGGCGGGGCAGAAGAAAGATGCCGCGGCGAATCTGGAGCTCCTCCTGGATCAGCTGCGCGACGTCGCCGACCCGCATCGCACGGCGCACTTCACCTCGACGATCGCTCTGGTCACGCCGGAGGGACGCGAGGAGGTCGTCGAAGGCCTCTGGCCGGGGCGGCTCGCGCACGCGGCATCCGGCGGGGGCGGCTTCGGCTACGACCCGATCTTCATCCCGGACGGCCAGCCCGAGGGGGAGGAGCGCACGGTGGGCGACTTCACCGCGGAGGAGAAGCAGGCGCAGTCGCATCGTGCGCGTGCCTTCGCCGAGCTGGTGCCGTTGCTCGCGCAGCTCTGA
- a CDS encoding cation diffusion facilitator family transporter encodes MHDHAPAAGGIRSASSRRLLAISLSLTATVMIVQVVGAILTGSLALLADAAHMFTDASALVIALIAASVAARPADDRRTFGYQRAEVFGALINAVILIALAAWVAVEGIGRLIDPSEVEVAGGLMLVVAVVGLIANAISMWLLSRAQRTSINVRGAYLEVMGDLIGSAAVIVAAVIILTTGWMPADAIASLFIAAMIIPRAIALLREVFSVLAESAPKGTAVSEIRTHLLGYEGVTGVHDVHVWQLTRGAPVFSAHVSVDPALLADGRSAKLLSEMQACLADHFDVEHSTFQIEPAEQSDCEPHHA; translated from the coding sequence ATGCACGATCACGCACCCGCCGCCGGCGGCATCCGCTCCGCGAGCAGCAGACGCCTCCTGGCGATCTCGCTGTCGCTCACGGCCACCGTCATGATCGTGCAGGTCGTCGGGGCGATCCTCACCGGTTCCCTCGCCCTGCTGGCTGACGCGGCCCACATGTTCACCGACGCCTCGGCGCTCGTGATCGCGCTCATCGCGGCATCCGTCGCGGCCCGTCCGGCCGACGACCGTCGCACGTTCGGCTATCAGCGCGCCGAGGTCTTCGGCGCGCTGATCAACGCCGTGATCCTCATCGCGCTGGCCGCCTGGGTCGCCGTCGAGGGCATCGGGCGCCTCATCGATCCGAGCGAGGTCGAGGTCGCCGGCGGGCTCATGCTCGTCGTCGCCGTCGTGGGTCTCATCGCCAACGCGATCTCGATGTGGCTTCTGAGCCGCGCGCAGCGCACGAGCATCAACGTGCGCGGCGCCTACCTCGAGGTGATGGGCGACCTGATCGGATCGGCGGCGGTCATCGTCGCGGCGGTCATCATCCTGACAACGGGATGGATGCCGGCGGATGCCATCGCCTCGCTGTTCATCGCAGCGATGATCATCCCTCGGGCGATCGCGCTGCTGCGCGAGGTCTTCTCGGTGCTGGCCGAATCCGCGCCGAAGGGCACCGCGGTGAGCGAGATCCGCACGCACCTGCTCGGCTATGAGGGCGTGACGGGTGTGCACGACGTGCACGTCTGGCAGCTCACTCGCGGCGCGCCCGTCTTCTCGGCGCATGTCAGCGTCGATCCGGCACTGCTCGCCGACGGGCGCTCGGCGAAGCTGCTGTCGGAGATGCAGGCCTGCCTCGCCGATCATTTCGACGTGGAGCACTCGACGTTCCAGATCGAGCCGGCCGAGCAGTCCGACTGCGAGCCGCACCACGCCTGA
- the ligD gene encoding non-homologous end-joining DNA ligase has product MVGEAQVVQVDGRRLRITNLDKVVYPETGTTKGEVIAYYSAIAPLLLPLLDGRPVTRKRWVEGVGTADAPADAFFTKQLEPGAPEWIPRQAIQHSDGPKEYPLVEDVPTLVWLAQVAAIELHVPQWRFAPDGLPGRPDRLVLDLDPGPGVGLAQCAEVARIARGILSHMGLDPLPVTSGSKGIHLYAALPGEQTSHEISAVVKELARLIENDHPDLATSVMSKAVRGGKVFLDWSQNNGKKTTISPYSLRGRAQPWVAAPRTWEELDDPDLAQLDLDEVLARAADGMDPLATLRPEDVASSVPAAAVAEAPAPPSHRVGRHPRITAAPASGTTAATVAPMLAENGTPALARALSDPSWVEVKWDGIRAMGTWTDGRMLLHARRGTDITARYPELTADGAPFLPASDAVVDGEIVAFDAHGRPSFSLLQNRMHLTRPREIEREVVRTPIVYMLFDLLRLDGHDLTSMPLHQRRTLLEDLVADLDAPVQVPPVFDDVDAALAASEQFGLEGVVAKDPASRYRPGLRSPAWLKLKHTRMQEAVIVGIRPGKGDRESTLGSLLLAVPGPSPARELRYVGRVGTGFTERILRDLLARLEPLRVPSAPLDGVPALDASDALWVRPELVGEVEFANWTPDGVLRHARWRGLRPDKTPDEIVVEP; this is encoded by the coding sequence ATGGTCGGAGAAGCGCAGGTCGTGCAGGTCGACGGCCGCCGTCTGCGGATCACGAATCTCGACAAAGTCGTCTACCCCGAGACCGGCACCACCAAGGGCGAGGTCATCGCCTACTACTCCGCCATCGCGCCCCTGCTGCTGCCTCTTCTCGACGGCCGCCCGGTCACCCGCAAGCGCTGGGTGGAGGGCGTCGGAACGGCGGATGCTCCGGCCGACGCGTTCTTCACGAAGCAGCTCGAGCCGGGAGCTCCGGAGTGGATCCCGCGGCAGGCGATCCAGCACTCCGACGGCCCGAAGGAGTATCCGCTCGTCGAAGACGTGCCGACCCTGGTGTGGCTCGCGCAGGTCGCCGCGATCGAGCTGCACGTTCCGCAGTGGCGCTTCGCCCCCGATGGCCTCCCCGGACGCCCCGACCGGCTCGTGCTCGACCTCGACCCGGGTCCGGGCGTGGGTCTCGCGCAGTGCGCCGAGGTCGCTCGCATCGCCCGCGGCATCCTCTCCCACATGGGGCTCGACCCGCTGCCCGTCACGAGCGGCAGCAAGGGCATCCACCTGTATGCCGCCCTTCCCGGTGAGCAGACCAGTCACGAGATCTCCGCTGTGGTGAAGGAGCTCGCGCGGCTCATCGAGAACGACCACCCCGACCTCGCCACGAGCGTCATGTCGAAGGCGGTGCGCGGCGGCAAGGTCTTCCTCGACTGGAGCCAGAACAACGGCAAGAAGACGACCATCTCGCCCTACTCACTCCGCGGTCGCGCACAGCCGTGGGTCGCCGCCCCCCGCACCTGGGAGGAGCTCGACGACCCCGACCTGGCACAGCTCGACCTCGACGAGGTGCTCGCCAGGGCCGCAGACGGCATGGACCCGCTGGCGACGTTGCGACCGGAAGACGTGGCATCCTCCGTCCCCGCGGCTGCCGTCGCCGAGGCTCCCGCACCTCCCTCGCACCGCGTCGGCCGCCATCCGCGGATCACCGCGGCACCGGCTTCGGGCACGACCGCCGCCACCGTCGCGCCAATGCTCGCCGAGAACGGCACCCCGGCGCTCGCCCGCGCACTGAGCGACCCGTCCTGGGTCGAAGTCAAGTGGGATGGCATCCGCGCCATGGGCACCTGGACGGACGGACGGATGCTGCTGCACGCGCGCCGCGGCACCGACATCACCGCGCGCTACCCCGAGCTCACCGCGGACGGAGCCCCGTTCCTCCCCGCCTCGGACGCCGTGGTCGACGGCGAGATCGTCGCTTTCGACGCGCACGGGCGCCCGAGCTTCTCGCTGCTGCAGAACCGCATGCACCTGACCCGGCCGCGGGAGATCGAACGGGAGGTGGTGCGCACCCCGATCGTCTACATGCTCTTCGACCTGCTGCGTCTGGACGGGCATGACCTCACGTCGATGCCGCTGCACCAGCGCCGCACCCTGCTGGAGGACCTCGTCGCCGACCTGGATGCGCCCGTCCAGGTGCCTCCGGTCTTCGACGACGTCGATGCCGCCCTCGCGGCGAGTGAGCAGTTCGGGCTCGAGGGCGTCGTCGCGAAGGACCCCGCGTCCCGCTATCGGCCGGGCCTGCGCTCGCCCGCCTGGTTGAAGCTCAAGCACACTCGCATGCAGGAGGCCGTGATCGTCGGCATCCGCCCCGGCAAGGGCGACAGGGAGAGCACGCTCGGCTCGCTGCTGCTCGCGGTGCCCGGCCCTTCGCCTGCCCGTGAGCTGCGCTACGTCGGACGCGTCGGCACGGGCTTCACCGAGCGCATCCTCCGCGATCTGCTCGCCCGCCTCGAACCGCTCCGGGTGCCCTCCGCCCCGCTCGACGGCGTGCCTGCACTCGACGCCTCGGACGCGCTGTGGGTGCGTCCGGAGCTCGTCGGGGAGGTCGAGTTCGCGAACTGGACGCCGGACGGCGTGCTCCGGCACGCGCGCTGGCGAGGCCTGCGGCCCGACAAGACACCGGACGAGATCGTCGTCGAGCCCTGA
- a CDS encoding Ku protein has translation MRTIWKGALTFGLVNVPVKVYSATEDHDVPLHQVHEKDGGRIRYQRTCEVCGETVAYADIDKAYVEEGQTIVLTKDDLAALPAEKSREIDVVEFVPSDQVDLLTLDKPYYLEPDSKSSKAYVLLRKTLEQTDRTAIVRFTLRQKTRLAALRVRGKVLVLQTLLWADEVREAEFPSLDEDVRISKKELEMSAALVDSYSADFEPEAFVDEYQKELRTLIDAKIEAGESFEIADTFGEAEAEGKCGEVIDLMEALRESVARSKEKRASETPAKAKKPAKKTG, from the coding sequence ATGAGGACGATCTGGAAGGGCGCGTTGACGTTCGGGCTCGTGAACGTGCCGGTGAAGGTGTATTCGGCGACCGAGGACCACGACGTGCCGCTGCATCAGGTGCACGAGAAGGACGGCGGGCGCATCCGCTACCAGCGCACGTGCGAGGTGTGCGGTGAGACGGTCGCCTACGCCGACATCGACAAGGCCTACGTCGAGGAGGGGCAGACGATCGTGCTCACCAAGGACGATCTCGCCGCGCTGCCGGCGGAGAAGAGCCGCGAGATCGACGTCGTCGAGTTCGTGCCCTCCGATCAGGTCGATCTGCTGACGCTCGACAAGCCGTACTATCTGGAGCCCGACTCCAAGTCCTCCAAGGCCTACGTCCTGCTGCGCAAGACGCTCGAGCAGACCGACCGCACCGCGATCGTGCGCTTCACGCTGCGCCAGAAGACCCGGCTCGCAGCCCTCCGTGTGCGCGGCAAGGTGCTCGTGCTGCAGACGCTGCTCTGGGCCGACGAGGTGCGCGAGGCCGAGTTCCCCTCGCTCGACGAAGACGTGCGGATCTCGAAGAAAGAGCTCGAGATGTCGGCCGCCCTGGTCGACAGCTACTCGGCCGACTTCGAACCCGAAGCCTTCGTCGACGAGTACCAGAAGGAGCTGCGCACCCTCATCGACGCGAAGATCGAGGCCGGCGAGAGCTTCGAGATCGCCGACACCTTCGGCGAAGCGGAGGCCGAGGGCAAGTGCGGCGAGGTCATCGACCTCATGGAGGCGCTGCGCGAGAGCGTCGCGCGATCCAAGGAGAAGCGCGCGAGCGAGACGCCGGCGAAGGCGAAGAAGCCGGCGAAGAAGACCGGCTGA
- a CDS encoding DedA family protein gives MLHAPNALIPWLDPAMIIDKAGVWALLVVCFIVFAETGLLVGFLLPGDTLLVIAGLLSHPVAGSEHGVFGINVWVVALLIGLAAFVGGEVGYVIGHKGGPAIFERKESGLFSKKNVERTNAFFERFGGITVILARFVPIVRTFAPVAAGVGHMPWRKYTLYNLIGAILWGFGLTMFGYLIGFIPPVAVFVENYIDLILLAAVGGTALVTIYHYFSERHKAKKAAAAGGDVTTDAGEAEALSLDPEVFDRAPDLDGDGKH, from the coding sequence ATGCTGCACGCACCCAACGCCCTCATCCCCTGGCTCGACCCCGCGATGATCATCGACAAGGCCGGCGTCTGGGCGCTTCTGGTGGTCTGCTTCATCGTCTTCGCCGAGACCGGTCTGCTGGTGGGCTTCCTGCTGCCCGGCGACACCCTCCTGGTCATCGCAGGTCTGCTCTCGCACCCGGTCGCCGGGTCGGAGCACGGTGTCTTCGGCATCAACGTCTGGGTCGTGGCCCTGCTGATCGGTCTCGCGGCCTTCGTCGGCGGAGAGGTCGGCTACGTGATCGGCCACAAGGGCGGGCCCGCCATCTTCGAGCGCAAGGAATCCGGTCTCTTCAGCAAGAAGAACGTCGAGCGCACCAACGCGTTCTTCGAGCGCTTCGGCGGCATCACCGTGATCCTCGCCCGCTTCGTGCCGATCGTGCGCACGTTCGCGCCGGTCGCTGCCGGTGTCGGTCACATGCCCTGGCGCAAGTACACCCTCTACAACCTCATCGGTGCGATCCTCTGGGGCTTCGGGCTGACGATGTTCGGCTACCTGATCGGATTCATCCCGCCGGTCGCGGTCTTCGTCGAGAACTACATCGACCTGATCCTGCTCGCTGCGGTCGGTGGTACGGCCCTGGTGACGATCTACCACTACTTCTCCGAGCGTCACAAGGCCAAGAAGGCCGCGGCGGCGGGCGGAGACGTCACGACGGATGCCGGAGAGGCCGAAGCACTGAGCCTCGACCCCGAGGTGTTCGATCGGGCTCCCGACCTGGACGGCGACGGCAAGCACTGA